From the Bacteroidia bacterium genome, one window contains:
- a CDS encoding M4 family metallopeptidase: protein MRKLLYLLVGLLLANAAFAQEYYGASASEKVQGCTVVRYNSQSTAPVFLKVRDKSIPQNEALSWLKQALDASNLDSWTKYREQTDEIGYIHERYQQYYAGFPVEGGVYILHSKEGYLQSANGVFFKGIQAATTPLLTESAALQKALDYVQAAVYKWQIPEEENYLKIEKNDPTATYYPKGMLVIAPKNRNYEPQNFKLSYKFDIYAHQPLSRQYVFVDALNGEVILTNDRIHQIDSTGTAVTKFSGNRTIIADYVSPGNFRLREAARCGILTYNLQTGTSYSAAVDFTDTDNYWNNFNPQKDEVATDAHWGAEVTYDFYKNNFNRDSYDDMNANLLSYVHYGVNYVNAFWDGTRMSYGDGNLSSGFHPLTCLDVVAHEITHGVTEYTADLVYSYESGALNESFSDIFAKAIEYANKPSTFSWIVGKEMTVSGNGIRNMQNPNAHNDPDTYLGTYWYTGPMDNGGVHTNSGVQNYWFYLLCQGGSGVNDIGNAFSVSAIGFNKAQKIAYRNLSVYLTSTSQYADARFYSIQAAIDLYGACSPEHEAVTRAWYAVGVGPNYVPGVVADFTTNVVTLCSIPAVVNFTNTSINGTSFYWDFGNSTTSTSVNPTATYTANGTYTVTLIANGGACGSDTVVKTAYITVNAPNPPLTTNDSLCSPGSATLYATPLSSGVIKWFNTPTGGTSFHTGTSYTIASLTSTQTFYVSEEVPQPLQSLGPVDNTFGGGGYLGHPNQHLVFDAYKEFILESVKVYANGAGNRTIQLRDNNGNVLQSATVYMTNGMQVVTLNFNVPVGTNHQLGLAPSSSSNLYRNNSGVSFPYTIPGLASIKTSSAGTGYYYFFYDWKVREAPCRSPRVPVTAVLNSTPPTPYITEVAGVLYANVVAASYQWYLNGNAITGATASSYTPTVSGIYTVVARNGNCVSNTSADYYFVVSSIDKPLVVCEECVSISPNPTYDQITLNAPFLRPATANVQIIDALGRVLFKDTFFTSGVQNYVIDMQRFAKGTYLLCLQVNEQVIRRNIVKLE from the coding sequence ATGAGAAAATTATTATATCTATTGGTAGGGCTGCTGTTAGCCAATGCTGCATTTGCACAAGAATATTATGGTGCAAGTGCATCGGAAAAAGTGCAAGGCTGTACGGTGGTACGATACAATTCACAAAGTACAGCACCTGTGTTTTTGAAAGTAAGAGATAAAAGTATTCCTCAAAATGAGGCACTATCGTGGTTAAAACAAGCTTTAGATGCTTCTAATTTAGATTCATGGACAAAATACCGTGAACAAACCGACGAAATAGGTTATATTCATGAACGGTACCAGCAGTATTATGCAGGTTTTCCTGTGGAGGGCGGGGTCTATATTCTACATAGTAAAGAAGGTTATCTTCAATCTGCTAATGGAGTATTTTTCAAGGGCATACAAGCTGCTACCACTCCCCTTTTAACTGAATCGGCTGCCCTTCAAAAGGCACTAGACTATGTTCAGGCTGCGGTATACAAATGGCAAATTCCAGAAGAGGAAAACTACCTCAAAATCGAAAAAAATGACCCGACTGCTACGTATTATCCAAAAGGAATGTTAGTAATTGCACCTAAAAACAGAAACTACGAACCTCAAAACTTCAAACTTTCCTACAAATTTGATATATATGCTCATCAACCTTTATCTCGGCAATATGTTTTTGTAGATGCTCTAAACGGGGAAGTTATCCTAACTAACGACAGGATACATCAAATAGACTCAACGGGTACAGCAGTAACTAAATTTAGCGGCAACAGGACGATTATAGCCGATTATGTAAGCCCAGGAAATTTTAGATTGAGAGAAGCAGCTCGGTGCGGAATCCTAACATATAATCTACAAACAGGAACAAGCTACAGCGCAGCTGTTGACTTTACAGACACAGATAACTATTGGAACAATTTTAATCCCCAAAAAGATGAAGTTGCCACAGATGCGCATTGGGGTGCTGAGGTAACTTACGACTTTTACAAAAACAACTTCAATAGAGATAGCTACGATGATATGAACGCTAATTTGCTTAGCTATGTACATTATGGTGTAAATTATGTAAACGCCTTTTGGGATGGTACTCGTATGTCGTATGGAGATGGCAATTTAAGTTCTGGTTTTCATCCTCTTACTTGTTTGGATGTAGTAGCCCATGAAATTACACACGGAGTAACTGAATATACTGCTGACTTAGTATATTCTTACGAATCAGGAGCATTAAACGAATCATTTAGTGATATATTCGCCAAAGCTATAGAATATGCGAATAAGCCCTCTACATTTAGCTGGATTGTGGGCAAAGAAATGACAGTTAGTGGGAACGGTATTCGAAATATGCAAAACCCTAATGCACACAACGACCCCGATACGTATTTAGGTACTTATTGGTACACAGGTCCAATGGACAATGGCGGTGTACATACAAATAGTGGCGTTCAAAATTATTGGTTCTACCTTTTGTGTCAAGGAGGAAGTGGCGTGAACGATATAGGGAACGCGTTTAGTGTAAGTGCTATTGGTTTTAATAAAGCTCAAAAAATTGCGTATCGCAACTTAAGTGTGTATCTTACCTCAACTTCCCAATATGCTGATGCAAGATTCTACTCTATCCAAGCTGCTATTGATTTATATGGCGCTTGCTCACCTGAACATGAAGCGGTTACCCGTGCTTGGTACGCCGTAGGCGTAGGACCTAATTATGTACCAGGAGTAGTTGCAGACTTTACTACTAATGTAGTTACTCTCTGCTCTATTCCTGCGGTGGTCAATTTCACTAACACTAGCATCAACGGTACATCTTTTTATTGGGATTTTGGTAATAGTACAACTAGCACATCAGTCAATCCCACAGCTACCTATACCGCTAATGGCACTTATACAGTAACCCTGATTGCCAATGGCGGCGCTTGTGGTTCAGATACTGTTGTAAAAACTGCTTACATTACTGTAAATGCACCTAATCCCCCCTTGACTACTAATGACTCTTTATGCAGCCCAGGTAGTGCTACTTTGTATGCTACTCCGCTTAGCTCGGGAGTAATAAAATGGTTTAATACGCCCACAGGTGGAACAAGCTTCCATACAGGAACTTCCTACACGATTGCAAGCCTGACAAGCACACAAACCTTTTATGTTTCCGAAGAAGTACCTCAACCGCTACAAAGTTTAGGTCCTGTGGATAATACTTTTGGCGGAGGAGGATATTTAGGGCATCCTAACCAACACCTTGTTTTTGATGCATACAAAGAATTCATATTAGAGAGTGTGAAGGTATATGCTAATGGAGCAGGCAACCGCACTATTCAGCTAAGGGATAATAATGGGAATGTTTTACAAAGTGCTACTGTCTATATGACAAATGGCATGCAAGTGGTTACATTGAATTTCAACGTTCCTGTGGGCACTAATCATCAATTAGGACTAGCGCCTAGTTCTAGTTCAAATTTGTACCGAAATAATTCAGGTGTTAGCTTTCCTTACACAATTCCAGGTCTGGCTTCTATAAAAACTTCAAGTGCAGGTACAGGCTACTATTACTTCTTTTATGACTGGAAAGTTAGAGAAGCGCCCTGCCGTAGCCCTCGTGTTCCTGTAACAGCAGTTCTAAATAGCACTCCTCCTACTCCTTATATTACAGAAGTTGCAGGAGTTTTGTATGCTAATGTAGTGGCTGCTTCTTATCAATGGTATCTAAATGGCAATGCTATTACAGGGGCAACGGCGTCTTCTTATACCCCTACAGTTAGCGGAATTTATACCGTAGTAGCTAGGAATGGAAACTGTGTAAGTAATACTTCAGCAGATTATTACTTTGTAGTAAGCA